The following are encoded in a window of Rhizobium sp. WYJ-E13 genomic DNA:
- a CDS encoding tyrosine phosphatase family protein, translating into MTVIVVSPLSRIAEMAVRHKAREMISLMAKEQAFHRPGIIQADRHLLLNMNDISFKGTGDLVAPDEKHVRAIIAFAAGWQQKAPLLVHCWMGVSRSPAAALIAALSLAPDQEDTALVRRLRAASPYATPNARIIEIGDALLDRRGRLVDAVRAIGRGAEADGNAPFVLSVRDNSNG; encoded by the coding sequence ATGACCGTGATCGTGGTCTCTCCGCTTTCGCGCATCGCCGAGATGGCGGTGCGGCACAAGGCGCGCGAAATGATCAGTCTGATGGCGAAGGAACAGGCCTTTCACCGGCCGGGCATCATCCAGGCCGACCGGCACCTGCTGCTCAATATGAACGATATCTCCTTCAAGGGCACGGGCGATCTCGTGGCGCCTGATGAGAAGCATGTACGGGCGATCATCGCTTTTGCCGCCGGCTGGCAGCAGAAGGCACCGCTCCTCGTCCATTGCTGGATGGGCGTATCGCGCTCGCCCGCCGCAGCGCTGATTGCCGCCCTGTCGCTGGCGCCGGACCAGGAAGATACGGCGCTTGTCCGCCGGCTGCGTGCCGCCTCGCCCTATGCGACACCGAATGCACGGATCATCGAAATCGGCGATGCGCTGCTTGACCGGCGCGGGCGGCTCGTCGATGCCGTGAGAGCGATCGGCCGTGGTGCGGAGGCCGACGGCAACGCGCCCTTCGTACTGTCCGTCAGAGACAATTCAAACGGTTGA
- a CDS encoding bifunctional diguanylate cyclase/phosphodiesterase codes for MKAETLFWQQCTQAVKGDGSIDAEHLMELVIATYRSHESEYDEIEHSAETLLNENRNLKNTINSATQALAEQRELFEIVLNNLPLGLSVFDADQCLTLSNLRFRQLFDFTEKDVAPGTAIAELISKTRGTEQADSGGRRKKEGQQPSSKAGRIRRREWLMDDGRIIQSVVTILADGSNIAIHADVTEDRKAAERITYLAHHDPLTGLPNRIRFREQLDTALAERREDEQIALVHLNLDRFKSINNTLGVSAGDKILQQVAERIRASAGSENILARLGSDEFAILQTRRQQPWNITALADQIRRELSEPFFRGDKQVELSVSMGISIAPDDAVETDKLLRNAAVALSHAKADGRRHERFFTGEMDEKMQARHALEADLHAAVQKEEFELHYQPLYDLTQHRICGFEALIRWNHPVRGRVSPMEFIPLAEEVGLVVDIGRWVLRRACYDAAQWPEDIKIAVNVSAIQFSSSDLPRDVNEALAAAELSPSRLELEITESVLMENLDEALPILHALKERGIRISMDDFGTGYSSLSYLSSFPFDKIKIDKSFVNDIVENREAHAIMRAIILLGDALGMRVTAEGVEAAEQMALLEREACDEIQGYYISPPKPFCDVAHMLSMPPKKNGSVTPPVKPRY; via the coding sequence ATGAAAGCTGAGACGCTTTTCTGGCAACAGTGCACGCAGGCCGTCAAGGGGGACGGATCGATCGATGCCGAGCATCTGATGGAGCTCGTCATCGCGACCTATCGCAGCCATGAAAGCGAATATGATGAAATCGAGCATAGCGCCGAGACGCTGCTCAATGAAAACCGCAACCTGAAAAATACGATCAATTCCGCCACACAGGCGCTTGCAGAACAGCGCGAACTTTTCGAAATCGTCCTGAACAACCTGCCGCTCGGCCTCAGCGTGTTCGATGCGGATCAATGCCTTACCCTTTCCAATCTGCGCTTTCGCCAGCTCTTCGACTTCACCGAAAAGGATGTTGCGCCCGGCACGGCGATTGCGGAGCTGATCAGCAAGACGCGTGGCACGGAACAGGCCGATAGCGGGGGGCGTCGCAAGAAAGAGGGGCAGCAACCCTCCTCTAAGGCAGGGCGCATCCGCAGACGCGAATGGCTGATGGATGACGGCCGCATCATCCAGAGTGTGGTCACCATCCTGGCCGACGGCAGCAACATCGCCATTCATGCCGACGTTACAGAAGACCGAAAGGCTGCCGAGCGTATCACCTATCTCGCCCATCACGATCCCCTGACCGGCCTGCCGAACCGCATTCGCTTCCGCGAGCAGCTAGATACCGCCCTTGCCGAACGGAGGGAGGATGAGCAGATCGCCCTCGTGCATCTCAATCTCGACCGGTTCAAATCGATCAACAATACGCTGGGTGTTTCAGCCGGTGACAAGATCCTGCAGCAGGTGGCAGAGCGCATCCGCGCCTCGGCCGGTTCAGAGAATATCCTTGCCCGTCTCGGCTCGGACGAATTCGCAATCCTGCAGACGCGACGCCAGCAGCCGTGGAACATCACCGCGCTCGCCGACCAGATCCGCCGTGAGCTCAGCGAACCCTTCTTCCGCGGTGACAAGCAGGTGGAGCTCAGCGTTTCCATGGGCATTTCGATCGCCCCCGACGACGCTGTCGAGACTGACAAGCTGCTGCGCAATGCGGCGGTCGCCCTTTCCCATGCCAAGGCGGACGGGCGCCGGCACGAGCGCTTCTTCACCGGCGAGATGGACGAGAAGATGCAGGCCCGCCATGCGCTGGAAGCCGATCTGCACGCTGCGGTGCAGAAGGAGGAATTCGAGCTTCACTACCAGCCGCTCTACGACCTGACGCAGCATCGCATCTGCGGCTTCGAGGCGCTGATCCGCTGGAATCATCCGGTGCGCGGCCGCGTCTCGCCGATGGAGTTCATTCCGCTGGCTGAAGAGGTCGGCCTCGTCGTCGATATCGGCCGCTGGGTTCTGCGCCGCGCCTGCTACGATGCAGCGCAATGGCCCGAAGATATCAAGATCGCCGTCAATGTCTCGGCCATCCAGTTTTCCAGCAGCGACCTGCCGCGGGATGTCAACGAGGCACTTGCCGCCGCCGAGCTCTCGCCGTCGCGTCTCGAACTGGAGATCACCGAAAGCGTGCTGATGGAAAATCTCGATGAGGCATTGCCGATCCTGCATGCGCTCAAGGAGCGCGGCATCCGCATCTCCATGGACGATTTCGGAACCGGCTATTCGTCGCTGAGCTATCTTTCGAGCTTTCCCTTCGACAAGATCAAGATCGACAAGTCCTTCGTCAACGACATCGTCGAGAACAGGGAAGCGCATGCGATCATGCGCGCGATCATCCTGCTCGGCGATGCGCTCGGCATGCGCGTGACCGCGGAGGGCGTGGAAGCCGCAGAGCAGATGGCGCTGCTCGAACGCGAGGCATGCGACGAAATCCAGGGCTATTACATCAGCCCGCCAAAACCCTTCTGCGACGTAGCTCACATGCTTTCGATGCCGCCAAAGAAGAATGGCAGCGTTACGCCGCCCGTCAAACCCCGATACTGA
- a CDS encoding response regulator: protein MMFAKGAGPLQYLRFTRGMEIMNATTRVLVLEDSLIIAMEAEDILRLVGADTIDIANSLDQARDAIQVADYDFALLDVNLGEALSFDFARDLSQANIPFGFVSGYSDTQDFPIDLQDVPLLVKPFDENAMRDFLQKLFPSPAE from the coding sequence ATGATGTTTGCTAAAGGGGCAGGGCCGCTGCAATATTTGCGCTTCACGAGGGGCATGGAGATCATGAACGCAACAACCCGTGTTCTGGTCCTTGAAGACAGTCTGATCATCGCCATGGAGGCGGAGGATATTTTGCGTCTCGTTGGCGCCGATACCATCGATATCGCCAATAGCCTCGATCAGGCCAGGGACGCAATCCAGGTCGCAGATTACGATTTCGCGCTACTCGACGTGAATCTCGGCGAGGCGCTGAGCTTCGATTTCGCGCGTGATCTGTCGCAGGCCAATATCCCCTTCGGCTTCGTCAGTGGCTATTCCGATACTCAGGATTTTCCGATCGACCTTCAGGACGTGCCGCTTCTCGTCAAACCTTTCGACGAGAATGCGATGCGCGACTTCCTTCAAAAGCTTTTCCCGTCGCCGGCGGAATGA
- a CDS encoding mechanosensitive ion channel family protein, whose product MEQQATDIIIATRSALDQASALAVQYSFSILGAIILLIVGWVAARLISRWAYEGISRVRGIDETLARFFTNVVRYAMLVLVFVTVLGQFGVQTASIITALGAAGLAVGLALQGTLQNIAAGIMLLVLRPFRVGEYIETSSVSGTVLEIGLFATELKTGDGLYRLAPNSTLWNTPITNYSRQPTRQNDLKIGIAYEDDLDLAMETLVGLATADKRVLKTPTPSVFVDSLGDSAIYVTLRYWTSTSDWWTVSRDMIKRAKLSFDDKGITIPYPKVTYNPVQMQAPDAPDLQTVADRAPVKAPARKRKVSPQTQS is encoded by the coding sequence ATGGAACAGCAGGCCACAGACATTATCATCGCAACCCGCTCGGCACTTGATCAGGCGAGCGCGCTTGCCGTGCAATATTCCTTCTCCATCCTCGGTGCGATCATCCTGCTCATCGTCGGCTGGGTGGCGGCGAGACTCATCAGCCGCTGGGCCTATGAGGGCATCTCGCGCGTGCGCGGCATCGACGAGACACTCGCCCGTTTCTTCACCAATGTCGTGCGCTATGCGATGCTGGTGCTGGTCTTTGTCACCGTTCTCGGGCAGTTCGGCGTACAGACGGCATCGATCATCACCGCTCTCGGCGCCGCCGGCCTTGCCGTCGGTCTTGCGCTGCAGGGGACGCTGCAGAATATCGCTGCCGGCATCATGCTGCTCGTGCTGCGGCCCTTCCGGGTCGGGGAATATATCGAGACGAGCAGTGTCTCCGGAACGGTGCTGGAGATCGGCCTGTTCGCCACGGAGCTGAAGACGGGAGACGGCCTTTACCGGCTGGCGCCCAATTCGACGCTGTGGAATACGCCGATCACCAATTACAGCCGTCAGCCGACCCGGCAGAACGACCTGAAGATCGGCATTGCCTATGAGGATGATCTCGATCTTGCCATGGAAACACTGGTGGGGCTCGCGACAGCCGACAAACGCGTGCTGAAGACGCCGACGCCAAGCGTCTTCGTCGACAGTCTCGGTGACAGCGCGATCTATGTGACGCTGCGCTACTGGACATCGACCAGCGACTGGTGGACCGTCAGCCGCGACATGATCAAGCGTGCCAAGCTTTCCTTCGACGACAAGGGGATCACCATCCCGTACCCGAAAGTGACCTATAATCCGGTACAAATGCAGGCGCCGGATGCACCCGACCTGCAGACGGTGGCGGATCGGGCCCCCGTCAAGGCTCCGGCCCGCAAGAGGAAGGTGTCCCCGCAGACCCAGTCATAA
- the recO gene encoding DNA repair protein RecO, whose amino-acid sequence MQWQDQAIILGVKRHGETSVIAEVMTRDRGRHLGLVRSGRSRTMQPVLQPGNEVEVTWRARLDEHLGEFRLEPVKLRAARLMETATAVYGVQAMGALLRLLPERDPHPHLFEALEVILDHLHNPADAGELFVRFELAVLNDLGFGLDLSECAATGTRTDLAYVSPKSGRAVSRGAGEPWADKMLLLPAFLSVQENQAADYESLTAAFRLTGFFLHRHVYEPRGLEASAAREGFVQAALKALNPAARTLSRPDGLSA is encoded by the coding sequence ATGCAATGGCAGGATCAGGCGATCATTCTTGGCGTCAAGCGCCACGGTGAGACAAGCGTCATCGCCGAGGTGATGACGCGCGACCGCGGCCGTCACCTTGGTCTCGTTCGCTCCGGCCGTTCGCGCACCATGCAGCCGGTGCTGCAGCCCGGCAACGAGGTGGAAGTCACCTGGCGCGCCCGGCTGGATGAGCATCTCGGCGAATTCCGCCTCGAGCCGGTGAAGCTGCGCGCCGCGCGGCTGATGGAGACGGCAACCGCCGTCTATGGTGTGCAGGCCATGGGCGCATTGCTGCGCCTGTTGCCGGAGCGCGATCCGCATCCGCATCTCTTCGAGGCGCTGGAAGTCATTCTCGATCATCTCCACAATCCCGCCGATGCCGGCGAACTCTTCGTTCGCTTCGAGCTCGCTGTGTTGAACGATCTCGGCTTCGGCCTCGACCTCTCGGAATGTGCAGCGACCGGCACCCGCACCGATCTCGCCTATGTATCGCCGAAATCCGGTCGCGCCGTCAGTCGTGGCGCCGGAGAACCCTGGGCCGACAAGATGCTGCTTTTGCCGGCCTTTCTGAGTGTTCAGGAAAACCAGGCGGCCGATTACGAGAGCCTCACGGCGGCATTCCGTCTGACTGGATTCTTTTTGCATCGCCATGTCTATGAGCCGCGGGGCCTTGAGGCTTCGGCAGCGCGTGAGGGCTTCGTTCAGGCGGCACTCAAGGCCTTGAACCCGGCTGCACGGACGCTTTCTCGGCCGGACGGGCTTTCTGCCTGA
- a CDS encoding Crp/Fnr family transcriptional regulator, giving the protein MATAKPTHSFKTPCEQCPLRSLPHFREFSRDELEFVSKFKRGELAADAGATILVEGAHSAHLFTVLSGWGFRYKMLEDGRRQILNYVMPGDLIGLQGTIMGEMQHSVEALSPVSLCVFERDKLMTLYNRHASLAFDITWIAAQEERILDEHLLSIGRRTALERAAYLIAFLFERARKLSLFNGRNIIPITQQHIADTLGLSIVHTNKTLKKLTARNLIRWQERGCEVRDGEGLMRMAGWEGLSDGKRPFI; this is encoded by the coding sequence ATGGCGACGGCAAAACCTACCCATTCCTTCAAGACGCCCTGCGAGCAGTGTCCGTTGCGGTCATTGCCGCATTTCCGGGAGTTCAGCCGGGACGAGTTGGAATTCGTCTCGAAGTTCAAGAGAGGGGAACTGGCGGCCGATGCCGGCGCAACCATCCTGGTCGAAGGCGCCCACAGCGCTCACCTCTTTACCGTGCTGTCCGGCTGGGGCTTCCGCTACAAGATGCTGGAGGATGGCCGTCGGCAGATCCTGAACTATGTCATGCCGGGCGACTTGATCGGCCTGCAGGGCACGATCATGGGCGAGATGCAGCATTCCGTGGAGGCCCTGTCGCCGGTATCGCTCTGCGTCTTCGAGCGCGACAAACTGATGACCCTTTATAACCGGCACGCCTCGCTTGCCTTCGACATAACCTGGATCGCGGCGCAGGAAGAGCGTATTCTCGATGAACATCTCTTGAGCATCGGCCGTCGCACCGCGCTCGAAAGAGCCGCCTATCTGATTGCTTTCCTCTTCGAACGCGCCAGAAAGCTCAGCCTTTTCAACGGCCGCAATATCATTCCGATCACCCAGCAGCATATCGCCGACACACTCGGTCTATCGATCGTCCACACCAACAAGACTTTGAAAAAGCTTACGGCACGCAACCTCATCCGCTGGCAGGAGCGTGGCTGCGAGGTGCGGGACGGCGAGGGTTTGATGCGGATGGCCGGCTGGGAAGGACTGAGCGACGGAAAACGTCCTTTCATATAG
- a CDS encoding HD family hydrolase, which produces MTTVKVPRAWQRMLSGRRLDLLDPSPLDVELTDIAHGLARVARWNGQTSGDHAFSVAQHCLVVESIFRHFNEATPGDCLMALLHDAPEYVIGDMISPFKAVVGGGYKTVEKRLEAAVHLRFGLPPHPSRDLKDKIKKADTIAAYFEATVLAGFTPAEAQKFFGQPRGITRDMLLIDPLPALEAQRLFCERFAEIEAERGMTP; this is translated from the coding sequence GTGACCACTGTGAAGGTTCCACGCGCCTGGCAACGCATGCTGTCCGGCCGGCGGCTTGATCTGCTCGACCCCTCGCCGCTCGATGTCGAGCTGACCGATATCGCCCATGGGCTCGCACGCGTCGCCCGCTGGAACGGCCAGACGTCGGGCGACCATGCCTTTTCGGTTGCGCAGCATTGCCTTGTCGTCGAGTCGATCTTCCGGCATTTCAACGAGGCCACGCCCGGCGATTGCCTGATGGCGCTGCTGCATGACGCGCCGGAATATGTGATCGGCGACATGATCTCGCCCTTCAAGGCCGTTGTCGGCGGCGGATACAAGACCGTCGAGAAACGGCTGGAGGCCGCCGTGCACCTGCGCTTCGGCCTGCCGCCGCACCCTTCGCGCGATCTCAAGGACAAGATCAAGAAGGCCGACACGATCGCCGCCTATTTCGAAGCGACGGTGCTTGCCGGCTTCACGCCTGCGGAAGCGCAGAAATTCTTCGGCCAGCCGCGCGGTATCACCAGGGACATGCTGTTGATCGATCCCCTGCCTGCACTAGAAGCGCAGCGGCTCTTCTGCGAGCGCTTCGCCGAGATCGAGGCGGAGCGGGGCATGACCCCATGA
- a CDS encoding superoxide dismutase family protein: MKIICTIAALGLLAAAPQAFAQDKQTATANFVGPDGKEAGRATLTAAANGGVFIEAEISGLPINKWVAFHIHETGRCDAATHHESAGRHFNPTKAEHGFLAAKGPHAGDMPNQYVGQDGILRAQVFDTMISLDGKTDGVRGRALMVHANSDDYRSQPSGGAGDRIACGVIK; the protein is encoded by the coding sequence ATGAAAATCATATGCACCATCGCTGCCCTCGGCCTGCTTGCGGCGGCGCCCCAAGCCTTTGCCCAGGACAAGCAGACGGCCACGGCGAATTTTGTCGGCCCTGACGGCAAGGAGGCCGGACGCGCCACGCTGACGGCTGCCGCCAATGGCGGCGTTTTCATCGAGGCGGAAATCTCCGGCCTGCCGATCAATAAATGGGTCGCCTTCCATATCCATGAAACCGGCCGCTGCGATGCCGCAACCCATCACGAATCCGCCGGGCGGCATTTCAATCCGACCAAGGCCGAGCATGGCTTCCTCGCCGCCAAAGGCCCGCATGCTGGCGACATGCCGAACCAGTATGTCGGGCAGGACGGTATCCTGCGCGCCCAGGTCTTCGACACCATGATCTCGCTTGACGGCAAGACGGATGGCGTGCGTGGCCGTGCGCTGATGGTGCATGCCAATTCCGACGATTACCGAAGCCAGCCTTCGGGCGGCGCGGGCGACAGGATTGCCTGCGGCGTGATCAAATAG
- a CDS encoding aldo/keto reductase: MLTKPETSTTIKLWNGQEVPRLGMGCWAIGGPFFAGDTPLGWGEVDDNESAAAINRAIDLGIRFFDTASNYGAGHSEEVIGQAIGNRADIIIATKFGFATNPETKQATGAFANPAFIRQSVETSLRRLKRERLDLLQFHLNDFPLEQSDEVFDTLEALRAEGKIDAFGWSTDFPDRAARHAGRPGFVSIQHTMNVFEPVPQMIDVVETNGLISINRGPLAMGLLTGKFTPDKAVGAKDVRGAALEWMVYFKDGRIAPEFAARLDAVRSLLTSDGRTLTQGALAWLWARSPRTLPIPGFRTVAQVEENAGALEKGPLPAEVMVEIDAALARV; this comes from the coding sequence ATGCTGACCAAGCCCGAAACATCGACCACCATCAAGCTCTGGAATGGGCAGGAAGTTCCCCGCCTCGGCATGGGCTGCTGGGCGATCGGCGGTCCGTTCTTTGCCGGTGATACGCCGCTCGGCTGGGGTGAGGTGGACGACAATGAATCCGCTGCCGCGATCAATCGCGCGATCGACCTTGGTATCCGCTTCTTCGATACGGCCTCGAATTACGGTGCTGGCCATTCGGAAGAGGTCATCGGGCAGGCAATCGGCAATCGCGCCGATATCATTATCGCCACCAAGTTCGGCTTTGCCACCAATCCGGAGACGAAACAGGCGACCGGCGCCTTTGCCAATCCGGCCTTCATTCGCCAGTCGGTCGAGACCTCGCTGCGCCGGCTGAAGCGGGAGCGTCTCGACCTCCTGCAATTCCACCTCAACGATTTTCCGCTGGAACAATCCGACGAAGTCTTCGATACGCTGGAGGCCCTGCGGGCAGAGGGCAAGATCGATGCCTTCGGCTGGAGCACGGATTTTCCCGACCGCGCCGCCCGCCATGCCGGCCGGCCGGGCTTCGTCTCGATCCAGCACACGATGAACGTCTTCGAACCCGTGCCTCAGATGATCGATGTCGTCGAAACGAACGGTCTCATCTCCATCAATCGCGGCCCGCTGGCCATGGGCCTGCTGACAGGTAAGTTTACGCCGGACAAGGCCGTCGGCGCCAAGGACGTGCGCGGTGCAGCACTCGAATGGATGGTCTATTTCAAAGATGGCCGTATCGCGCCGGAATTTGCCGCAAGGCTCGATGCCGTGCGTAGCCTCCTCACATCCGATGGACGCACGCTGACGCAGGGCGCGCTTGCCTGGCTCTGGGCGCGTTCGCCGCGCACCCTGCCCATTCCCGGTTTCCGGACGGTCGCGCAGGTCGAGGAAAATGCCGGCGCATTGGAAAAGGGACCGTTGCCGGCCGAGGTGATGGTAGAGATCGACGCGGCGCTGGCCCGCGTCTGA
- a CDS encoding MOSC domain-containing protein produces MRVSDLFIYPLKSARGIALPFTDIDAYGLPGDRRAMVTDPDGHFITQRELPPLAQIDVRPEAGAFRLLMEGKQEIAVAPPHPDRRLDVIVWKSAVSAAVADDESNARLSEWLGRAVKLVFFDGKAERMANAEWAGEGTPVTFADGYQILVTTTGSLKALNADLADHAEGGVGMERFRPNIVIDTDEAWAEDRWAAIEIAGIRFDLVKPCARCIMTTQDQLTGSREVPNPMPGMGRIRMSGDRRVPGPLFGWNVTPRGTGRVTIGDEVKILEARPEGWTLKVRARA; encoded by the coding sequence ATGCGTGTCAGCGATCTCTTCATCTATCCGCTCAAGAGCGCCCGCGGCATCGCCCTGCCCTTTACGGACATCGACGCCTATGGCCTGCCCGGCGACCGGCGCGCGATGGTGACGGACCCCGACGGCCATTTCATCACCCAGCGCGAGCTCCCTCCCCTTGCTCAGATCGACGTTCGGCCCGAAGCCGGCGCCTTCCGGCTGCTGATGGAGGGCAAGCAGGAGATCGCCGTGGCACCGCCGCATCCGGACCGGCGACTCGATGTCATCGTCTGGAAATCGGCCGTCAGCGCCGCCGTTGCTGACGATGAGAGCAATGCCAGACTTTCGGAATGGCTCGGCCGCGCAGTGAAACTCGTCTTCTTCGACGGCAAGGCAGAACGGATGGCCAATGCCGAATGGGCGGGCGAAGGCACGCCGGTGACCTTTGCCGATGGCTATCAGATCCTGGTGACGACGACGGGATCGCTGAAGGCGCTCAATGCCGATCTCGCCGACCATGCCGAAGGCGGCGTCGGCATGGAGCGCTTCCGGCCGAACATCGTCATCGACACAGACGAGGCCTGGGCCGAGGACCGTTGGGCGGCAATCGAAATTGCCGGCATCCGCTTCGACCTCGTCAAGCCCTGCGCCCGGTGCATCATGACGACGCAGGACCAGTTGACAGGCTCACGCGAAGTGCCGAACCCCATGCCCGGCATGGGCCGCATCCGCATGTCGGGCGACCGGCGCGTTCCCGGCCCGCTTTTCGGCTGGAACGTCACGCCGCGCGGCACCGGCAGAGTGACGATCGGCGACGAGGTGAAGATCCTCGAGGCACGGCCGGAGGGCTGGACCTTGAAGGTTCGCGCCCGAGCCTAG
- a CDS encoding HD domain-containing protein produces MFKAEAFFPHEALAADLIPHATEGDDGSHDLAHILRVFRNAMRIHAAEGGKGEVLAAAVLLHDCVAVEKNSPLRAQASALAAEKASRILKELGWDDEDIADVAHAVMAHSFSANVPPETREAKILQDADRLDAIGMVGAARCFYIAGRLGSGLYDPFDPAAEGRAFDDKRYAIDHFQTKLFKLADGFQTAKGRELAAARDRSLREFLAAFMEEI; encoded by the coding sequence ATGTTCAAGGCCGAAGCCTTCTTCCCCCATGAAGCGCTTGCTGCGGATCTCATTCCACATGCGACCGAGGGTGACGACGGGTCTCACGATCTCGCCCATATCCTGCGTGTCTTTCGCAATGCCATGCGCATCCATGCCGCAGAAGGCGGCAAGGGCGAGGTGCTCGCAGCTGCCGTGCTGCTGCACGATTGCGTCGCCGTCGAGAAGAATTCACCGCTGCGTGCCCAGGCCTCGGCGCTCGCCGCGGAAAAAGCGTCACGGATATTGAAAGAGCTCGGGTGGGACGATGAGGATATCGCTGATGTCGCCCATGCGGTGATGGCGCACAGCTTTTCGGCGAATGTGCCGCCGGAAACGCGGGAGGCGAAAATCCTGCAGGATGCCGACAGGCTGGATGCCATCGGCATGGTGGGTGCGGCGCGCTGCTTCTACATCGCGGGACGCCTCGGATCGGGCCTCTATGATCCTTTCGACCCCGCCGCCGAGGGCCGAGCGTTCGACGACAAGCGTTATGCGATTGACCATTTCCAGACGAAGCTGTTCAAACTGGCGGATGGTTTCCAGACGGCGAAGGGCCGCGAGCTTGCGGCCGCCCGCGACAGGAGCCTGCGCGAGTTTCTTGCGGCATTCATGGAAGAAATCTAA